One bacterium genomic window carries:
- a CDS encoding thioredoxin family protein, whose protein sequence is MTRFLIVLAILLATLTLPLHAQPMEMPPVPVQALWKTTGIPVGGSAELGVIFDVPKGHHITDKEYGLFFVEIADTFGIDFDVPQFPAGAPYQGERAYRGRTIVMIPATATDSAQPGLYTWPVKIGFQICQEFGDEVCYLPHEETVLVTANIVPAGTSVEPANLAAFEVPAEVTEKLSLEQRLIAALERGSWLAFLLVFVGGILTSFTPCVYPVIPITIGYIGGASKGKPLRGLGLSAIFALGIAIVYSSLGLFAAATGSLFGAVSGSPILNIVVAVVFAVMGFSMLGAFDIALPSALQTSLSGGTSRRGFFGPLLLGMASGLVMAPCVGPVIVALLAWVAKSGNLFYGWALLFTFSFGLALLFLVIGTFAGAIQALPRAGAWMEAVKKSFGWILLAGALYMLRLTIPAPYYTIAWGVLLIVFSVFAHAFDSLPEGAGAGRRLWKAVALIAFLGGAIALFRVFVPTGGTGEAPRAEMEWIVNDEDLALATAVDENKPMIVDFYADWCVVCVELDEKTWIVPEVVSRLDRFVRLKLDFTRETPWAREMKQKYEITGMPTVILFGRSGEEVARFTGFKSAPDFVRLLNQINL, encoded by the coding sequence TTGACCCGATTTCTTATCGTTCTCGCCATCCTCCTCGCGACCCTGACCCTCCCGCTGCACGCGCAGCCGATGGAAATGCCGCCCGTGCCCGTGCAGGCACTCTGGAAAACCACCGGCATTCCCGTCGGCGGCAGCGCGGAGCTCGGCGTGATTTTCGACGTCCCCAAAGGCCACCATATTACCGATAAGGAATACGGCCTGTTCTTCGTCGAAATCGCCGACACCTTTGGAATTGATTTCGATGTTCCGCAGTTTCCGGCCGGTGCGCCGTATCAGGGAGAACGAGCCTATCGCGGTCGCACCATCGTGATGATCCCCGCCACCGCCACCGATTCCGCTCAGCCGGGACTCTACACGTGGCCTGTGAAGATCGGATTCCAGATCTGTCAGGAGTTCGGCGATGAAGTCTGCTATCTGCCGCACGAAGAAACTGTGCTCGTGACCGCCAACATCGTTCCTGCCGGAACGTCCGTCGAGCCGGCCAATCTGGCCGCGTTTGAAGTTCCCGCCGAAGTCACCGAGAAACTCTCGCTCGAACAGCGGCTGATCGCCGCCCTCGAACGCGGCTCGTGGCTGGCGTTTCTGCTTGTTTTCGTGGGCGGAATTCTCACCAGCTTCACACCCTGCGTCTATCCGGTGATTCCCATCACCATCGGCTACATCGGCGGAGCCAGCAAGGGCAAACCGCTGCGCGGCCTCGGACTTTCGGCGATCTTCGCGCTCGGCATCGCAATTGTCTACAGCTCGCTCGGACTCTTCGCCGCCGCCACCGGTAGCCTCTTCGGAGCCGTATCGGGTTCGCCCATTCTGAACATCGTTGTAGCCGTTGTGTTCGCCGTAATGGGTTTCAGTATGCTGGGCGCGTTCGATATTGCCCTGCCCTCGGCTCTGCAAACCAGTCTTTCCGGCGGCACTTCGCGGCGCGGTTTCTTCGGCCCGCTGCTGCTCGGGATGGCGTCGGGTCTGGTGATGGCTCCCTGCGTGGGGCCGGTAATCGTCGCGCTGCTCGCGTGGGTCGCCAAGTCCGGCAATCTGTTCTATGGCTGGGCGCTGCTGTTCACGTTTTCCTTCGGTCTGGCGCTGCTCTTTCTCGTCATCGGTACGTTCGCCGGTGCGATTCAAGCTCTGCCGCGCGCGGGCGCGTGGATGGAAGCGGTCAAGAAAAGCTTCGGCTGGATTCTGCTGGCCGGCGCGCTGTACATGCTCCGCCTGACGATTCCCGCGCCCTACTACACCATTGCGTGGGGAGTTCTGCTCATCGTGTTCTCGGTATTCGCCCATGCATTTGATTCCCTTCCCGAAGGCGCGGGAGCCGGCCGCCGTCTCTGGAAAGCCGTAGCGCTCATCGCGTTTCTCGGCGGCGCCATCGCGCTCTTCCGCGTGTTTGTCCCAACCGGTGGGACGGGGGAAGCTCCCCGCGCCGAGATGGAATGGATCGTCAACGATGAAGATCTCGCGCTGGCTACGGCAGTGGACGAGAACAAACCGATGATCGTGGACTTCTATGCCGACTGGTGCGTGGTCTGCGTGGAACTCGACGAAAAAACGTGGATCGTGCCCGAGGTCGTCAGCCGTCTCGACCGGTTCGTGCGGTTGAAGCTCGACTTCACCAGGGAAACGCCGTGGGCCCGCGAAATGAAACAAAAATACGAAATCACCGGAATGCCCACGGTGATTCTGTTCGGAAGATCAGGCGAGGAGGTCGCGCGCTTCACGGGCTTCAAGTCGGCTCCCGACTTCGTACGCCTCCTCAATCAAATCAACCTGTGA
- a CDS encoding thioredoxin fold domain-containing protein, with product MSEVVEVTDANFEQVILRADKLAVLDFGAEWCHPCKKVHAMLKELAPTWSDRVVIGEIDIATSPETPRRYGVLNIPQVLFFKNGQHVDTVTGVLPKAKFEEKMKSHLS from the coding sequence GTGTCTGAAGTGGTGGAAGTTACCGATGCCAACTTTGAACAAGTCATTCTGCGAGCCGACAAACTGGCCGTGCTTGATTTCGGCGCGGAATGGTGTCACCCGTGTAAAAAGGTTCATGCCATGTTGAAGGAGCTGGCGCCGACGTGGAGCGACCGCGTGGTCATCGGCGAGATAGACATCGCCACCAGTCCCGAAACCCCGCGCCGCTACGGAGTGTTGAACATCCCGCAGGTGCTCTTCTTCAAGAACGGCCAGCACGTGGACACCGTGACCGGTGTGCTGCCCAAGGCCAAGTTCGAAGAAAAGATGAAGAGCCACCTGAGCTGA
- a CDS encoding OsmC family protein has translation MKAYLRHVEGHTFVAKSDSNHWVPIDTGTASGGTGAANDPFQLFVIGFSGCALVDVADIVKKSRKEAARLEMFVEVTRAETAPKVVRSVEFHLQAEGDPTLGETLRRALELSLTKYCSASLSLDRAITFRGRVTVNGEASDAWDVERKTGEYYTIP, from the coding sequence TTGAAAGCCTATCTGAGACACGTCGAGGGTCACACGTTTGTCGCGAAATCCGATTCAAATCATTGGGTTCCAATAGATACGGGGACGGCCAGCGGAGGCACGGGGGCGGCCAATGATCCCTTTCAGCTCTTCGTGATCGGGTTCTCCGGATGTGCCTTGGTAGACGTGGCCGACATCGTGAAAAAGAGCCGAAAGGAAGCCGCGCGATTGGAAATGTTCGTGGAAGTCACGCGCGCCGAGACCGCTCCCAAAGTTGTGCGGTCGGTGGAGTTTCATCTTCAAGCCGAGGGCGATCCGACGCTCGGAGAAACGCTTCGCCGCGCGCTGGAACTCTCACTCACCAAGTATTGCTCGGCCTCGCTTTCCCTCGACCGGGCAATCACCTTCAGGGGGCGCGTGACGGTGAACGGGGAGGCGAGTGACGCATGGGACGTTGAGCGCAAGACGGGGGAATATTACACGATCCCGTGA